DNA sequence from the Calditrichota bacterium genome:
ACCGGACGAATGTAAGCCGATTCCAGATTATTTTTTTTCACAACATCAATACAAGCTTGAAAAACGTCCTGTTGAGAAAAGGGAATTTCCGTTCGATAAATTTTCGCAGAGTCAAAAAGACGTCGGACGTGTTCCGGCAAACGAAAAATTGCCGGTCCTTTTTGTGTTTTGTAGCAACGGATGCCTTCAAAAAATGATGTGCCGTAATGAATAACATGAGACATGACATGAATTTTCGCGTCCGGCCAATCGACAAATGACCCATTTAACCAAATTTTTCCTTTTTCGTCACGGGGATCCATATTTCGCTCCTTCAATTAGTAGAACATGAGTATTAAAATGAATTAGAAGCCGTCGAAGTCCGCTGAGTCAGAAAAAGGAGATGAGCCGAATGAAATAAGACAGGTGAAACGGAGAGATTTTTTTAGGCGCAAAAAAGTGGCATTTCAAGAATGAATTTCCTCTTTTCTTTAAAAACAAAATGCAAATATTCTTATCCGATTGTTGAAAATTCAGATCGTCAAAGATTTTATTCAAGAAAATGGGAAGGATCATTTTGATCATCCACATTAGCAAATAATGACTTTTGAGAACTATCTTAAATCTTTCACGCGCAACTGCAACTGAGTTCGTCCCATGTAGGTATTTTCTTCAATGACATAGGCCATGTCCAGGTTTTGCGAGCCCGGTTCGATGCGGTAAATCAAATCTCCCAGATTGAAGCCGATGGCGTCGAAAACAATACCGTCCTGACGAACACGAAATTTCAAGTGATTTCTGCCTACGATTGCGGGATTTCCCACCACCTGTAAATGGTCGCTTTGAAAAATAGGTCTGGTGTTTTGTGGCCCGAAAGGCGCAAAAAGTTTGAGCAGTTGCACCAGCCGGGGAGAGATGTCGGCCAATCGCAGGCGCCCGTCAATGCGCAATTTGGGTTGCAGCAAATCGTCGTCTAAATTTGCTTTGGCAATCTCATTAAATCGTTTGCGAAATTCAGCAATTTTGTCCTTTTCAATTGTTAGCCCGGCAGCGTATTTATGACCGCCGTAACCGACGAGCAAATCTTCACATTGTTGAATTGCTTCAAAAATATCAAAGCCGTTGATACTTCGCGCGGAGCCTTTGCCCATTTCTGTGTCGACGGAAATCATTACTGTGGGGCGATAATACTTTTCCACAACGCGCGAGGCAACGATCCCAATAACGCCGGGATGCCAGCCGTCTTTTGCCAGCACCAGTCCAAAATCGCGGCTCAAATCATAGTCAGAGTCAACGAGCGACTGCGCCTGTCTAAAAGTGTCCTCGTCAATATTTTTCCGCGCACGATTTTCATTTTCGAGCATGTTGGCGATGTCCCAGGCGACTCGCGGGTTGCGCGTCGTGAGAAGTTTGACTGCAAAAGCGGCGTCGCTGAGTCTGCCGACTGCGTTGAGCCGCGGAGCCAAAATAAAGACAATCTGGCCCGTGCCGATGGGCTTGTCAGCAAGACCGGATACGCTGAGCAATGCCTGCAATCCGGGTTTGTCGGTTTGGTTGATGAGCCGCAGCCCTTCTCTGACAAAAATACGGTTTTCGTCAATGAGAGGCACGATGTCTGCAGTGCTGCCAATCGCGACCAGGTCCAGATATTTTGTCATGTATTCTGGCTCTAAATCCAGATACTGAACGAGCGCCTGTCCCAATTTGTAAGCTACGCCGACGCCGGCCAATTCCTGAAACGGGTAATTGGATCGTTCGCATTTGGGATCAAGCACAGCGTAGGCGTCAGGAAGCTCCGGCCCTTGCTCATGATGATCGCTAATAATGACATCAATTCCACGCTGTCGCGCATATTCAATTTCTTTGACGGCAGTAATTCCGCAATCTACCGAGATAATCAGCGATACCCCCTGTTTAGCGGCTTCGTCGATGCCGAGCTTGCTGATGCCATAGCCTTCCTGGACGCGATGGGGGATGTAGTAGCTCACTTCGGCGTACAAATCGTTCAGCAAAAGATAGAGCGTAGAAACCGAAGTAATGCCATCGACATCGTAATCGCCATAAATGAGAACTTTTTCTTTTTTACGGATGGCGTCAACGATGCGCTCGACGGCCTTGCCCATGTCCTGCATGAGAAAAGGATCGTGCAAATCGTCGAGATTGCCCCTAAAGAATAATTTCGCTTTGTCAAATGTATCGACGCCGCGGGTAATCAAGATTTTAGCGATAATCAGTGGAACTTTTAATTGTTGCGCGAATTCATAAATTGCATCGGTTGAAATTTTGTCATTGAGTACCCATTTCAAGTTCATTAATAATCCTTTTTATGTCAAATAACTTTATTATTTTTTTGCAAAATTATTTAATCCAAAGTAAGGCGGTAAGCCGAATTCTGTCGAGGGCGATCATTTATCTGGGATCCGCCTCGCGGCGAACCTCAAGCGACCTACCCGGGAATCAAGCGGAGCGGGCCGCTCCTTTTCCCTGTGCGGTCTTGCTCCGGACGGGGTTTGCCGTGCTTCCGCCGTTACCGACGGAACGGTGAGCTCTTACCTCGCCTTTTCACCCTTGACCCGCCATGGCGGGACGGTATGTTTTCTGTGGCACTTTCCGTGGGCTCGCGCCCCCCTCATGTTATGAGGCGTCCTGCCCTGTGGAGTTCGGACTTTCCTCATGCGCCTCAGGCGCACGCGATCGCCGGCCTTACTTTGGATTTGAAAAAAGCGCTTTAGCTAACGCAGCAAGCTGCAATTAAAAATGAAATAAAACATAAAGAACTTTTGCACAAAAAACGAAGACTTTACTTTTAATACGATAAAATCAAAAAGAACAATTTTAAGAAACAAGTTCATGCGTCAATTAGACGATTTTGTCGCGAACATGTTCACGACAAAACTTAATGATGATCCAAGACATGGAGTTCCGCTACTGCTTTTTCTTCCATTTCCGGCGTGATTAAAATTCTGCCGCAGGTCTCACAAACAATGACGCGTTCTCGTTTGCGAATTTCCAGCACGGTTTGTGCAGGAATTGTTGCAAAACAGCCACTGCACGTGTAGTTGTTTACGATGGCAAGGGCGATGCCTTCTTTGGCGTGTCGGATTCGCTCGTATTGAGAAATGAGTCGGGGATTGAGTTTGGCGAGGACCTGCTTGCGCTGGTAGTCGAGTATCCGCTCTTCGGACTCGGTTTCTGCCATTTTTTCATGCAAATCTTTTTCGTTAGCGACCAGTTGCTCCCGGACGCCGGAAATCCGCTTGTCAAGTTCGTCAATTTCGTTTTTTAGTTGCTCTTCTTTTACCATAAGTTCCAACGTCGCTGTTTCCGTTTCATCAATTTTTCTTTCTACTATTTCAATTTCTGTAGTAATAGCGTCGTATTCTTTATTCGTTTTTACATGGTAAATTTTTTCTTGATTTTTATCGAGCAGGTCTCGCAACCGTTCTGTTTCATTTTTGTTGTGCAGTAAATCCTTCTGCGTCTGTTCCAGAGACGATTTTTTTTCATTACGTTCGTCAGATAGATTTTCCATCTCCAATTTTAACTGTTCGACTTTCTCTGGCAAGTCGCCCTTGACGGCCGCCAATTGCATGAGTCGTTTGTCCAATTCCTGGATTTGCGCTAAAAGTGTAAAATTCATCAGCCCGTTGCCTCCTGTTGAATGTTGCTGACTGTAAGAAATAACGCGGCGTAAATAATAAATATTTCATAAAATCTATTGCCGTGCCTGTTTTATGCTGTTTTTATCATGAACAGATATAAAAAAAAGTGTACCAAAAATTTACGGTACACTTTTTTTTATTCCATCGAAATACATCGTTTGCAAGGATGTGATAAGCGATCGACAGATACAACCTCCTATCATTAAAATATCTCGCGTTTGAAATATCCGTACCAACATATCCCGATTCCTGTTTAGTTATTAAAACTTGACAAAGTCACCATTTTAAGAAAAATATACAAAACTAAGAATTAACATGCAAGAGAAAATTGAATTAATTTTGTCCGAAATAGCTGAATAAATTTGGTTCACAATGGTCTTGTTCACAAAAAGGCTGCGGGGCTTCGCTATTTACAAAATTGATTTTTAGAGAAAGGGCAATTTCCCGTAGTCATCGCGATTAAAGTTCTCGTTTGCTGGGTTCGTATCTTGCGCGGCTGACAGTTGGCAATCGATTTTTTGAATTTTTTTTAGAAAAGATCGGCACAAATTATTATTGAGATAACGCTGAAAAAACAATATATTGATTAAAGAAAATAGGGCTTGACATCTAATCAAAAAATAGTTATCTTAAGTCGTTGTGGTTCAGAGTTGGTGGTTTCGCCAGCGCAAATTTCTTATTATCTGTGACGCGCAACGCGAAATAACTAGGGCAAATCAAAAATCACCCCATAATCGGAAATGTTTTGCGGCTCTAAATTGTCATGTGAACAAACGGGGAGGTTTACAATTGAAACGACAATATCAAAGTAATGAAGGTTTCGGCCAGAGCGATTTCGTCAGGCGATTTTCCCTCTTTTTGGGTTTGATGACGTTAACATTATTCGTTTATTGCTCGCCGGAATTCATCTCTCAACCGAATCGTTTGGTGGTACAAACAGCGACGGTTGTTCGCTCTGGCCCCGGCGCAAAATACAAAGAGATCGCCACCGTGAAAGCAGGGACGCAGCTTTTTTTGTTGGAGTCTGAAAATGATTGGCATCGCGTGGAGCTTCCCGACGGTCGCCGCGGGTGGATTTTCCAGGGAGTGGCGCGAAAAATAGGTCGGGAAAAAGTGGTTGTACTTAAAGAAAATGCAAAAGTTCGCCGCGGACCGGGCGAAGAATACAGCGCGTTCGCCATTATCAAAAAGGGCAAAGAATTGCTATGCGACGGTGAGCGCGGAAATTGGTTCTACGTCGAGTTGATTAAGGGACGCAACGGTTGGATTTCCAAAAAGGACGCCGAAAAAGTATCTTTTCGCAATGTCGTCACCATCAAAGCCACTTATGCCTATCGGGACGCTGACAGGAAATCAGGCATCTTGCTGAATATCAGTGAAGGCGCTGAACTCGTTCAATTGGGGAAAGTGGGAGCTTTTTATCAGATTCGACTTCCCGGGGGACAAATCGGCTATGTTCACGAATCAGCGGTAGATGTGGTAAGAGAACGCACAATCCGGGTGAAAGATCGCGCTGTTTTGCGTCGCGGCTCAAACGAGGGCTACGGCGTCGTTGATACGCTGGAAGTGGGCATGCAACTGACAAAATTGACGCAGAAGGGCGATTGGATCGAAGTAAAGACCAGCGATGGCAGAACAGGCTGGATACACAAAAGCGCCGTCGCGACCACTGTTTCTTCTTCCGGCGAAGAATTTATTGAAGAAAAGCCGGTTTATCTAATTACTAATCAAGATTCCAATATTCGCGAAAAGCCCGGAACGAAGCAGGCCAAACTGACGCGCGTCAAAAAAGGGAAACTTTTGTTGAAACTTGGTCAGGAGAATGATTGGATAAAAATCAAATTGGCCGACGGACGCATCGGATGGATTTGGGAGCCATTGGTTGATTATGATATAACGCTTTTACTGACAAAATTAGACTGCAATATCCGTTTTGGCCCGAGCACAAGATATCAGCTTATCAAACGAGCTTCCAAAGGAATGCCACTTGTGCGGTTGGAGGAAAGGAACGGCTGGACCAGAGTCAGATTTGACGAAGGAGATATCGGCTGGATAAAAAACGGACTTTTTGTGCCGCTTGACAGCCTCCTGTTCGCTAATAGAGATTGCAATGTTCGCAAAGGGCCGGGAACTCAGTACGAACGCATCGAGAGAATTCTGTATGGAACGTTCGTTTATTATCTGGGGAAAACAAAAGATTGGTACAAAATTCGTCTGATTCCCGATAACGAGACTGAAGGAAAAGTCGGTTACATCCAGGAGGATTTATTGAGCCTGTCAGGCAATGAATTTAGGACGAATGAAAGGGCTAATATTCGTAAGGGGCCTTCGACTGATTACGCGATTATTGCAAATTTGCCGCCTCAATCGCGTTTGAGGAAAATCGGAGAAAAAAAAGATTGGGTACATGTCCGTCTTGACGATAAAAGAACAGGCTGGGTTTACAAAAAGCTGGTTTCGTATGCATTTTCGCCCTATCCGCGCTACAAAGGAAGCGCCCGGATTTCAACGCTGGCGGTGACTCTTTCTCCGCCGGTCCTGACGCAAAATACAGAAACGCCAGCGACCGCTCCCGTCTCCGCTTCAGCTCCAACAACTGGCGCTGGCAATAATAGTTACTGGAAACTGAGCACTACAAAGGCGGAGAATAGCTCATACGGCTCAAAGGAGCAAACGAAGATTGCCGTAAATTTCAGAACGCAACCGGATACGTCCGCTTCAATTATTATGACTTTGCCGCCGCAAACTCTGCTGACAAAAATCGCTCCTTCCGGAGAATGGTGGGAAGTGATGACACAGGATGGCGTTTACGGCTGGGTGCATCAGGTGGCTTTTGGCCTGGCAGAGACGAAATATTTGTACGCGCAAAAAAATGCCAATATCCGTTATGGCCCGGGAACAAATTATAAAATTATTGACCAGGCAAGAGCGGGGGATGTGTTCACTCGTATGGAGAAAAGAGGAAAGTGGTATTATGTCCAATACAAAAACAGCAAACGCGGCTGGATTCGTGAGGATTTAGTTGACGTGCAGCGCGTTGCGCCGGGGCTGTTGCCCGAATTTACGTCGATTCCGGCGTACGGAAGAGCCATAACCCGAGTAAATTCCAAATTGTACAAAGGACCTTCGAAAAATTATCCGGCGAAAAGAAATTTGCCGCAAAATACTTATTTGAAAATTGTCGGCAAATTCCGCCAGTGGACGGAAGTGGAATTGCTGGGAAATCTTGATCGGGGATGGGTTCCCAATGCGGATATTTTGAACAAATATCACTCGCGAATTATTACGGTGAAAGATGCGGAAGTTTACGTTGCTCCGAATACGCAATCCGGATTAGTAACGCGCGTGAGACGGGCGCTGACTTTCCGACCCATCGATCAGCGAAATGAGTGGTTTCGCATTGTGGTCGGCGGACAAACCGGCTGGATAAATTTGCGCGATGTTGCCGCGTTGAAATACCCCGACGTTTACGTCAATCAGCCGGAAGTCAACGTGAGACGCTTGCCTGACATTCAATCGAAAAAAATAGCGGTGCTCAAAGAAGGCACAAAGTTGAAACCCACTGACGATGAGGGAGATTGGTTGTTCGTGAAAATGCCGCGAGGAGACAAAAGCTGGATTCACAAGAAATTAGTTGATTTGCAGGAATTTCCTTACGTCATTGTCACCTCCGACGCCAATGTGTATCAGAAACCGACCGCAGGCAGCATTTTGAAAGGCAGGGTGAAACGCGAAGAACGTTTTTTGGCGTTGAATAAAAATTCAAATTGGTACAAAATTTCCTACCGCACCGATGATGTTGGCTGGATTTACGCGGGTTTTGTGAAAGAAGACGTCAAAGGCACACAACTCATTCGCGAGCGGACGGAACTGAGAATGGGACCCGGAAAAGATTATGAGTTGATAGGCTATGTGAAAAAAGGAACACAGGCGAAGTGGCTCAATGAAGTTAATAAATGGCGTCAGGTCGAGGTTAAAACCAGGCAGCGTTGGCTGGGTTTATTCTGCCGAAACAAAACCGCTGGAATTAAAGAAAATGACCGCCCAGATTATGGGCAATGCCTACAAAAAACCGGATTATAATTCAACTATTGTCGGCAGAGTGCTAAAAGGAAAAACTTACAAACCATTTGAAAAAAAGGGAGAGTTTTACAAAATTCAGTTGTCAGACGGCGTGTATGGCTGGGCGCCCATGGACAGCTTTAAAAGCAAAAAAAAGAAGACAGTTTTTACGCTTGATGTGGCGAAACTCCGGTCTGGCCCCGGACCGGGTTACGGAGTGCTACAAAAACTCGAACCGGCGACGGATCTCATCGTTCTCGGCTCTTACGGTCAGTATTATCAGGTCGAAATCAAAGAGACGAAATTGCGCGGCTATATTTTAAAAGCGATGGTTTTTGAATAGATTCGAATTGAATTATATCTGGCGCAAATGGCTTACCGTGTGCGTCTTACAGTAAAAAAATGTTTTGCCGTTTGAATGCGCCGTTGACCGTGAAAAAAATAGATTTCAAAAGTAAAAATTAGTGCTTTAGAATATCTTAATGCGGGAGGTTGAAATGAAGAGAAGCAACATTTTTATCTTTGCGAGTTTGCTCGGTTTAATGGTACTTTTTTTATTGTCTTGTGAAAAAAAAGAAGAAGTGTTAATCCCAAAACCAACGAAACCGACCGAAGAAACAAATGTCGCTCCTGCTGTTGATAGCGCGATGGCAAAACAATTAGCATTGAAAGAGCAGTTGGAGATAACGCTAAAGGATTTGGAAGCGAAACGCGCGGCGCTTGTGAAAAAACAGCAAGAATTGGATGAGGAAATCAAAGCCCTCGGCGAAAAACAGTCCGAAGTTCTTTCTGTCCAGTCGCAACTGAAGACTTTTCAGATAGTTTCCATCGTTTTATTTGCACTGGGATTGCTCGCTGTCGTCGTTGGCATTGTGATGATTTTGCGCACGAAAAAGAAGGGCAGCGCAGAAGTAATCTCAGAAACCGAGAAAAAAACGGGAAGAACACCGGAGAAAAAAACTAAAGAAAAGGTTGGAAAAATAAAAGAGGAAAAACCTGCAGAAAAGCCAAAAGCGCGCAAGTCACAAACTCGCCTGAAAAAGACGCCTCCGGCCCAGAAAGGCGAAAATAAGAAAGAAGGCTAAGTGCATTGTTTGTATCGCCGAATTTAGATTCTGACTTTCAAGCTCAAAAAGATGACAGAGCATCGGTTATCTTTTTGAGATAATGCCTGGATTTCGAAAGAACGTCGCATGGGGAAAAAAAATCAACCGAACAGCCAACATGTCGCGGAAAAAATTTCCGCCCTGCAATTTAATCTGTTCGCCGAACAGCATTTGAAGCGCGATCACAAAGATTTCGTGACATTTTTGATCCGGGAATTGGACATTCCGTACCGGGCACACGCCCTGCACATTGGCTGTCGCAGCGGACAGTTGAGTCTCGAATTGGCGCGCAGAATGCCGGAGATTGATCTGCTTGCTGTGGACGAGGACGAGGAAATGGTTCGTGTCGCGCAGGAAAATCAGCGTAGCGCCGGCGTGGGGAATGTCCGTTTCCGGCATCTGACGTTGCATCAGTTGACTGACCTCAAATCCGATTCTTTTGACGCCGTTATTTCATATCAATTTCTTCATTGTTCAGAAGACCCGATTTTTTTGTTAAATCAAATCTGGCGAACGGTGAAAAAAAAGGGCAAGTTTGCCATTCAGGATTATCGGAGCGATTTGCAATTGCTCGGAAAAATCGGTATTTGGTTCGCTGCTACGACAATGAGCAATGAGATTCGAAAATATTGGAGAGGGCAATTTCGTTCGAGCTATTCTCTGCGGGAGATTGTCGCTGTGCTGCTGAAAACAGAAATGAAAGACTGGAAAATCAGAACCACGCTGCTGGATTTTTTGGTTTATTATGGGATGAAAGAAGAATAGAGTTGCTTTGAGCTTGATTTAAAAATACGATTTTCAAAATTGAAATTTGAGAAATAAATGATCATCAAACGACTGACACTGAAAAATTACCGCCGATTTCGCTCGCTGGATCTGGAATTGCCGGAAAATATCATCGGTATTCTCGGCAGTAACGGTTCCGGGAAGACAACGATTGTAGAATCCATTGGTTGGTGTCTCTACGGAAATCGCATTCGGCGTACGGATAAGCAGGACATTCGTTCGCAATTTTGTCAGACGAGCGACGTTACTGCCGTGTCGTTGGAGTTTGAACTTCAGGGAGAAAATTACCGCATCGAGCGCGAACTGCGCGGAAAAACAGCGATCATCGAAGCAGCTATTTATCGCGGCGATTTGAAAGAGCCCATTGCGGTTCAGGAGCGCGGCGTTAACGAGATGGTGGAAAAATTGCTCAATCTGGATTATCGGTCGTTTTTCATTTCTGTTTTCGCCCGGCAGAAAGATTTGGCGGCGCTGTCCATGTTTCGTCCTGAGGAACGCAAAAAAAGCATCGCCCGCTTGATAAACATTGACGCCATTGAGCAGGCGCGAAAGGATGTTCGGGCGGACAAAAATATCAAAGCCGAAAAGAAAAACGGGATTGAAGCCCATTTGGCGGATGAGGAAGAACTGAAGGCGAAGAAAAAAGAGCTTAAAATGGCTTTGAAAGAAGCCTCCTCCGATCTCGATCAACGGAAAAAATCGCTGATTTCTCTGCAAAAGGAATTAGATGATGTCAAGTCTGAATTTGAAGTCCAATCCCAAAAACGAGAACAGTTTTTGCAATTGAGCGCCCAAATTGAAAACAAGAAAAATATCAGTCTGGAATTTGAAAAGCGCCAGAAACAATCGGAGAAAGAAATCGATCAGATTCTCGAAGCGAAGAAGGAGTACGAAGAACAAAAGAATAAGTTGAAGGAGTTTGAAAAGGTTCAAAGAAGAAAAGACAAGTTGGACAAAGAGGCCAGCCGTTTTTCGGCGCTTCGGGCATATCAGGAAGAAATAAAAAGAATGGAAACGCAGGTGACTCGCGAACGTGTGCGGCTCACGCGACTCACGGAGGAACTGGAAGGCGCCGAGGAAATTCAAAAGCAATTGGGAAAAATTGACGAACAAATCGCTGAATTGCAAAGCGAGCAGGCGAAACTTCAGCAGAATCGGCTCGACAACCAGGGGCAATTGACGTCGATTGCGACCAAGGGAAAAGATACGCGGAAACGAAAGGATAAAATCGAAGAATTAGGCGCGGAGAGCCCGTGTCCTGTGTGCACGCGTCCGCTGAAAGATCACTATGAAAAAGTCCTGCGCCAATTTAATTCCGAGCTTCAGGATTTGCGGGTGCGATATCTTGAATTGGAAAAGTCAGAAAAAGAGATTGTGAGTAAAACTCAGGAGGTAGAACTCCAGCTCAAGAAAGCGAATCAGGAACGAGATTTGTTGCTGCAAAGCCATGAACAATACCGACAGAGACAAAAGCAACGGGATGAATCCGAAAGGGAATTGAGAAATTTCCGTGAGCAATTGCGGGAAGCAAAGGAACGCATCTCCAAACTGGGCAAAGTGGAATACGATGAAAAAATTCATGCGCAAATCAAGAAACAATACAAAGAACTTTATCAGATCAGAGATCGGTTGCTGCGGCACGAGGAAAAAATCAAGCGGCTGGCGCAAGTCCGCGAAGAATTAGATCGGGTGCAAATGGCGTTGGCGCAATACGCGACGGAAATAAAACAAGAGACTAAACGGTTGGAAGCGCTGGAGTATGATGCGGAATTATTTGATCGTACGAAAAAAGCGTTGACTGAAAAGCAGAAAGCGCTCGATGAAATAAAGGAAAACATCCACCAACAGGAACAGCGCCGACTTTCTATCATCAAAGATTTGGAACATTTGACGGCGGATATTGAAAGAAATAAGCAAATACGCAAGCAAATAGCTCAAATGCAGCAGGAAATTACATATCTGGAGGCGTTGGATTATCATTTTGGAATATTCAGACAGGAGCTTTCCGGAAGAATTCGGCCAATAATTGCGGCGAGGGCTTCCGAACTGTTGCATTTGACAACTCATGGCAGATATTCCATACTTGAGTTGGATGAAAACTACAACATTTTCCTCTATGACCAAGCGGAAAAATTCCCGCTGGCGCGATTTTCCGGCGGCGAGCAGGATCTGGCAAATTTATGTTTGCGTATCGCCATCAGTCAGGTTGTTGCTGAACGCTCTGGTAGGTCGCAGATTAATTTCATCGTGCTCGATGAAATTTTCGCGTCCCAAGACGAGCATCGCCGCGAGCTCATCATGACGGCGCTGCAGCAGTTGGCGACGCAATTCCGGCAAATTTTTATCATTACGCATGTGGAAAATATCAAAGATTCTCTGCCGGTGGTCATTTTTGTTAAAGAAAAGTCAGCGCTGGAGAGCGAGGCAATTGTGGTCTGAAAATTAAAGGCAAAAAAATTGAAAGATGACGAACGCGATTCCACGCAAAACGACGAAAGCGAAGACGAGGAGTTTCCCGAATACATTTACGTAACAGACGTGCTGGATTTGCACGGTTTTTTCCCGGAGCAAGCGGAAGAGATGGTGGCGGAGTTTTTGAATCAGGCGGTGGAATTACAATTATCTCAAGTGAGAATTATTCACGGTAAAGGCCGCAGTAAAATGAAGTGGACAGTGCATCAGGTCTTAAAAGAACATCCCGCCGTCGTTTCGTTTCGCGATGCGCCGCCGGAATTTGGCGGTTGGGGAGCGACGATTGTGGAGTTTTGAGTTTGCGGTAGCGAGTTTGGCATGGTCGTTTATTAATTTTTTTGAATTAAAGGTCATTTTTTTTTATTCAAAGCTTGAGCTATTCATTACGCTCCCAACGACAAACTATTAGCAAAATAAAAAAAGTGTTGCAAAATGGAAAATTTTGTGTTAAGTTTAGAGACAATAAAGCAATGGCAATTAATTTTTGAGGAGGATGGCTATGAATAGGAAAATTTTCGCTTTGGCGATGGTTGCCCTGATGATTTTACCTTTGGCGCTTTTTAGTCAAAATGGAGCGATTCAGGGTACGATTGCGTACACCGGAGATCAGGCAGGCCCGATTGTAGTCGCGACTCTGGCGATTCCGCCGGATTTGAATGCGCCGCTGAAAATAGACACGCTGATGGCGCCGGGCGCGTTTTCATTTGAAAATTTAACCGATGGCACGTATTTCGTCGCCGCCTTCATGGATGTGAACATGGATGGTTTCCCCGGATTTGACGAGCCGGTCGGATTATATCCGGGAGCTGTGACGGTGGAAAATTCATCATCGGTAACGGACGTGGATTTTGCCGTTAGCGAATTGCCGCAGGGCTCTGGTGCAATTCGCGGGCAGGTGCATTATACCGGCGCTTTTA
Encoded proteins:
- a CDS encoding Smr/MutS family protein, with translation MKDDERDSTQNDESEDEEFPEYIYVTDVLDLHGFFPEQAEEMVAEFLNQAVELQLSQVRIIHGKGRSKMKWTVHQVLKEHPAVVSFRDAPPEFGGWGATIVEF